The Streptomyces sp. Je 1-332 genome has a window encoding:
- a CDS encoding urease subunit alpha, with protein sequence MSRPGGHPAEPRRLTPYEYAATHGPRAGDHVRLGDSGLTVRVESDSQRYGDEFLAGFGKTARDGLHLKAAAVRETCDVVISNVLVIDAVQGIRKVSIGIREGRIHAIGRAGNPDTLDGVDVVVGTGTSIVSGEGLIATAGAVDTHVHLLSPRIMEASLASGVTTIIGQEFGPVWGVGVNSPWALKHAFNAFDAWPVNIGFLGRGSSSHDAPLIEALAEGGASGFKVHEDMGAHTRALDTALRVAEEHDVQVALHSDGLNECLSVEDTLKVLEGRTIHAFHIEGCGGGHVPNVLKMAGVPNVIGSSTNPTLPFGRDAVAEHYGMIVSVHDLKTDLPGDAAMARDRIRAGTMGAEDVLHDLGAIGITSSDAQGMGRGGETVRRTFAMAGKMKADFGPMDGDGAHDDNARVLRYMAKLTINPAIAHGLAHEVGSIEVGKMADIALWRPEYFGAKPQLILKSGFPAYGVVGDPNAATDTCEPLVLGPQFGSYGATPADISVAFVAQAAVDQGNDKMPTRRRRVAVRGTRGIGPADLRLNSRTGSIDVDQRSGLVTLDGDPVRSEPADSVSLNRLYFL encoded by the coding sequence ATGAGCCGCCCCGGAGGCCACCCCGCGGAACCGCGCCGCCTCACCCCGTACGAGTACGCCGCCACGCACGGCCCCCGAGCCGGCGACCACGTCCGGCTCGGCGATTCGGGCCTCACGGTCCGCGTCGAGTCCGACTCCCAGCGGTACGGCGACGAGTTCCTCGCCGGGTTCGGCAAGACCGCCCGCGACGGACTGCATCTGAAGGCCGCCGCCGTCCGCGAGACCTGTGACGTCGTGATCAGCAACGTCCTGGTGATCGACGCCGTGCAGGGCATCCGCAAGGTGTCGATCGGTATCCGGGAAGGCCGCATCCACGCCATCGGGCGGGCCGGCAACCCCGACACCCTCGACGGCGTCGACGTCGTCGTCGGCACCGGCACGTCCATCGTCTCGGGCGAGGGGCTCATCGCCACGGCCGGAGCCGTGGACACCCACGTCCATCTGCTCTCGCCGCGCATCATGGAGGCTTCCCTCGCCTCCGGCGTCACCACGATCATCGGCCAGGAGTTCGGGCCCGTGTGGGGCGTCGGCGTCAACTCGCCCTGGGCGCTCAAGCACGCGTTCAACGCCTTCGACGCCTGGCCGGTCAACATCGGCTTCCTCGGCCGGGGTTCGTCCTCGCACGACGCGCCCCTGATCGAGGCCCTCGCCGAGGGCGGCGCGTCGGGCTTCAAGGTGCACGAGGACATGGGCGCGCACACGCGGGCGTTGGACACGGCTCTTCGGGTGGCCGAGGAGCACGACGTCCAAGTCGCCCTGCACAGCGACGGGTTGAACGAGTGCCTGTCCGTCGAGGACACCCTGAAGGTCCTCGAAGGGCGCACCATCCACGCCTTCCACATCGAGGGCTGCGGCGGCGGGCACGTGCCGAACGTCCTGAAGATGGCGGGCGTGCCGAACGTGATCGGCTCCTCCACCAACCCCACACTGCCCTTCGGGCGCGACGCCGTCGCCGAGCACTACGGCATGATCGTCTCGGTCCACGACCTGAAGACCGATCTGCCGGGCGACGCGGCGATGGCCCGCGACCGCATCCGCGCCGGGACCATGGGCGCGGAGGACGTACTGCACGACCTGGGCGCCATCGGCATCACCTCGTCCGACGCGCAGGGCATGGGGCGCGGGGGCGAGACCGTACGCAGGACCTTCGCGATGGCCGGGAAGATGAAGGCCGACTTCGGGCCCATGGACGGTGACGGCGCGCACGACGACAACGCGCGCGTCCTGCGCTACATGGCCAAGCTGACCATCAACCCCGCCATCGCCCACGGCCTCGCCCACGAGGTCGGCTCCATCGAGGTCGGCAAGATGGCCGACATCGCGCTCTGGCGGCCCGAGTACTTCGGCGCCAAGCCGCAGTTGATCCTGAAGTCCGGCTTCCCCGCCTATGGCGTCGTAGGCGATCCGAACGCCGCGACCGACACCTGCGAACCCCTCGTCCTCGGGCCGCAGTTCGGCTCGTACGGCGCGACGCCCGCCGACATCTCCGTGGCCTTCGTCGCGCAGGCCGCCGTCGACCAGGGCAACGACAAGATGCCGACCCGGCGGCGCCGCGTCGCCGTGCGGGGCACCCGGGGCATCGGCCCCGCCGACCTGCGGCTCAACTCCCGCACCGGCTCCATCGACGTCGACCAGCGCTCCGGCCTCGTCACGCTCGACGGCGACCCGGTCCGGTCCGAGCCCGCCGACTCCGTCTCCCTCAACCGCCTCTACTTCCTTTAA
- a CDS encoding agmatine deiminase family protein, which produces MSAAADGFRMPAEWSPHERTWMAWPCPNPTFDDPSGLDESRLAWANVARAVRRFEPVTVVCGPAQSAYASELLGPDIEVVERELDDAWMRDIGPTFLTDGKGRLAAVDWTFNGWGAQEWARWDHDAKIGAYVADLAGARTYPSTLVNEGGGIHVDGEGTVLLTETVQLGPERNPGWTKEQVEAEIHARLGTTKAIWLPRGLTADYPGHGFGTLGHVDIVAAFAAPGVVLVHSQRDPAHPDFEVSKEVVAALTGQTDARGRTLRIVEVPAPTVLKDDEGWVDYSYINHYLCNGGVVLCAFGDPHDELAAGIFRGLFPDRTVTLVDARTIFAGGGGIHCITQQQPKV; this is translated from the coding sequence ATGAGCGCAGCCGCCGACGGCTTCCGCATGCCCGCCGAGTGGTCCCCGCACGAGCGCACCTGGATGGCGTGGCCGTGCCCCAACCCGACCTTCGACGACCCCTCGGGCCTGGACGAGTCCCGCCTCGCCTGGGCGAACGTCGCCCGGGCCGTACGCCGCTTCGAGCCGGTCACCGTGGTCTGCGGACCCGCGCAGTCCGCGTACGCGAGCGAGCTGCTCGGCCCGGACATCGAGGTGGTGGAGCGGGAGCTCGACGACGCCTGGATGCGGGACATCGGGCCGACCTTCCTCACCGACGGAAAGGGCCGCCTCGCCGCCGTCGACTGGACGTTCAACGGCTGGGGCGCCCAGGAATGGGCCCGCTGGGACCACGACGCGAAGATCGGCGCGTACGTCGCCGACCTCGCAGGGGCCCGGACCTACCCCTCGACGCTGGTGAACGAGGGCGGCGGCATCCACGTCGACGGCGAGGGCACCGTCCTGCTCACCGAGACGGTGCAGCTGGGCCCCGAGCGCAACCCCGGGTGGACCAAGGAGCAGGTCGAGGCGGAGATCCACGCCCGCCTCGGCACCACGAAGGCGATCTGGCTGCCGCGCGGCCTCACCGCCGACTATCCCGGGCACGGCTTCGGCACGCTCGGCCACGTCGACATCGTCGCCGCCTTCGCCGCGCCGGGTGTCGTCCTCGTGCACTCCCAGCGCGACCCCGCCCACCCGGACTTCGAGGTCAGCAAGGAGGTCGTCGCCGCCCTGACCGGACAGACGGACGCGCGCGGCCGCACCCTGCGGATCGTCGAGGTGCCCGCCCCGACCGTCCTGAAGGACGACGAGGGATGGGTCGACTACTCCTACATCAACCACTACCTCTGCAACGGCGGCGTCGTCCTGTGCGCCTTCGGCGACCCCCACGACGAGCTCGCGGCCGGCATCTTCCGCGGTCTCTTCCCCGACCGTACGGTGACGCTCGTCGACGCCCGTACGATCTTTGCCGGGGGTGGTGGCATCCACTGCATCACCCAGCAGCAGCCGAAGGTGTGA
- a CDS encoding TetR/AcrR family transcriptional regulator — protein sequence MAGQARARKNAPPREDVLAAAMEMIAERGLEKLTMAALGREVGMSSGHLLYYFRTKDELLLRTLEWSESALGAERGRLLARQGTARERLDAYVDLYVPDAPGDPHWTLWLEVWNRSLNADEDERDRQVAIESAWHRDLVALLAEGVSRGEFGPLDPDRFATRLRALLDGFSIHVAIGLRGTGREQILAHVREFLDGALVSGSRDPATPV from the coding sequence ATGGCAGGCCAGGCCCGCGCGCGGAAGAACGCCCCACCGCGCGAGGACGTCCTCGCCGCCGCCATGGAGATGATCGCCGAGCGCGGCCTGGAGAAACTGACCATGGCCGCGCTCGGCCGTGAGGTCGGCATGAGCAGCGGCCACCTCCTCTACTACTTCCGCACCAAGGACGAGCTGCTCCTGCGCACCCTGGAGTGGAGCGAGTCCGCGCTCGGCGCCGAGCGCGGCCGGCTGCTCGCCCGGCAGGGCACGGCGCGCGAGCGGCTCGACGCGTACGTCGACCTGTACGTACCCGACGCGCCCGGCGACCCCCACTGGACGCTCTGGCTGGAGGTCTGGAACCGCTCCCTGAACGCCGACGAGGACGAGCGTGACCGCCAGGTCGCCATCGAGAGCGCCTGGCACCGCGATCTGGTGGCGCTGCTCGCCGAGGGCGTGTCGCGGGGCGAGTTCGGGCCGCTGGACCCCGACCGGTTCGCGACCCGGCTGCGGGCGCTCCTGGACGGCTTCTCCATCCACGTGGCGATCGGTCTGCGCGGCACGGGGCGTGAGCAGATCCTGGCGCACGTACGGGAGTTCCTGGACGGAGCGCTCGTCTCCGGCTCCCGGGACCCGGCGACCCCCGTCTAG
- the cimA gene encoding citramalate synthase — translation MTETSTPDDAFHVFDTTLRDGAQREGINLTVADKLTIARHLDDFGVGFIEGGWPGANPRDTEFFARAQQEITFRHAQLVAFGATRRAGGSAATDPQVNALLESGAPVITLVAKAHDRHVELALRTTLEENLEMVRDTVAYLRDQGRRVFVDCEHFFDGYRANPEYAKAVVRTASEAGADVVVLCDTNGGMLPAQVKAIVGTVIADTGARLGIHAQDDTGCAVANTLAAVDAGATHVQCTANGYGERVGNANLFPVVGALELKYGMRVLPEGALREMTRVSHAIAEVVNLTPSTHQPYVGVSAFAHKAGLHASAIKVDPDLYQHIDPDLVGNRIRMLVSDMAGRASIELKGKELGIDLGDDRDLVGRVVERVKERELSGYTYEAADASFELLLREEVEGRARRYFRVESWRAIVEDRPDGTHANEATVKLWAKGERIVATAEGNGPVNALDRSLRVGLERIYPQLAKMELVDYKVRILEGKHGTSSTTRVLISTSDGDGEWSTVGVAENVIAASWQALEDAYTFGLLRAGVEPVE, via the coding sequence ATGACGGAAACCAGCACACCCGACGATGCGTTCCACGTCTTTGACACCACGCTGCGCGACGGCGCGCAGCGCGAGGGAATCAACCTGACCGTCGCGGACAAGCTGACCATCGCCCGGCACCTGGACGACTTCGGCGTGGGCTTCATCGAGGGCGGCTGGCCGGGCGCCAACCCCCGCGACACCGAGTTCTTCGCCCGCGCGCAGCAAGAGATCACCTTCCGGCACGCCCAGCTCGTCGCTTTCGGCGCCACGCGTCGCGCCGGTGGCTCGGCGGCCACGGACCCGCAGGTCAACGCCCTGCTCGAGTCCGGCGCCCCGGTCATCACGCTCGTCGCCAAAGCCCATGACCGGCACGTCGAGCTCGCCTTGCGCACCACCCTGGAGGAGAACCTGGAGATGGTGCGCGACACCGTCGCCTACCTCCGTGACCAGGGGCGGCGCGTCTTCGTCGACTGCGAGCACTTCTTCGACGGCTACCGCGCCAACCCCGAGTACGCGAAAGCCGTCGTGCGCACGGCCTCCGAGGCGGGCGCCGACGTCGTAGTCCTGTGCGACACCAACGGCGGCATGCTCCCCGCCCAGGTCAAGGCCATCGTCGGCACCGTCATCGCCGACACCGGTGCCCGGCTCGGCATCCACGCGCAGGACGACACGGGGTGCGCGGTCGCCAACACCCTCGCCGCCGTGGACGCCGGTGCCACGCACGTGCAGTGCACCGCCAACGGCTACGGCGAGCGGGTCGGCAACGCCAACCTCTTCCCCGTGGTCGGCGCCCTGGAGCTCAAGTACGGCATGCGGGTCCTGCCCGAGGGCGCGCTGCGCGAGATGACCCGCGTCTCGCACGCCATCGCCGAGGTCGTGAACCTCACGCCCTCCACCCACCAGCCGTACGTGGGCGTATCGGCCTTCGCCCACAAGGCGGGCCTGCACGCCTCCGCGATCAAGGTCGACCCTGACCTCTACCAGCACATCGACCCGGACCTGGTGGGCAACCGCATCCGGATGCTGGTCTCGGACATGGCGGGACGCGCCTCCATCGAGCTCAAGGGCAAGGAGCTCGGGATCGACCTGGGCGACGACCGGGACCTGGTGGGCCGGGTCGTGGAGCGGGTCAAGGAGCGCGAGCTCAGCGGATACACGTACGAGGCAGCCGACGCGTCCTTCGAGCTGCTGCTCCGTGAGGAGGTCGAGGGCCGGGCCCGGCGCTACTTCCGCGTCGAGTCCTGGCGGGCCATCGTCGAGGACCGCCCCGACGGCACGCACGCGAACGAGGCGACCGTGAAGCTGTGGGCCAAGGGCGAGCGCATCGTCGCCACGGCGGAGGGCAACGGCCCGGTCAACGCGCTCGACCGCTCGCTCCGTGTCGGCCTGGAGCGGATCTACCCCCAGCTCGCCAAGATGGAGCTGGTCGACTACAAGGTGCGCATCCTGGAGGGCAAGCACGGCACGTCGTCCACGACCCGGGTGCTGATCTCCACCAGCGACGGTGACGGCGAGTGGTCGACGGTGGGTGTCGCGGAGAACGTGATCGCGGCGTCGTGGCAGGCGCTCGAGGACGCGTACACCTTCGGTCTGCTGCGCGCGGGCGTCGAGCCGGTGGAGTAG
- a CDS encoding alpha/beta hydrolase, with the protein MEPRQQYVEAAPGVRLWTERRGAPDAPALLLVMGAQASGLGWPDTLADALAARHQVIRYDHRDTGRSTSTYDQRPYPITDLARDAVAVLDGLGVERAHLVGMSLGGMLTQLVLADHPERVLSATLIGTCALSEAPYVAPDGTEVPVGELPGIAPEVLEMWSRPVEDAGVEAELDRRVEHWRVLNGGQLDVDDTYFRDLERRIITHTGTHVASTAHARADDSHMLRTDELADTKVPTLVVSAPAEPVFPPPHAHHLAQVIGGGATHVVEIPGMGHALPPAVQDPLAKAILTHTESARQDGSQVTAADSPTP; encoded by the coding sequence ATGGAGCCCCGGCAGCAGTACGTCGAAGCAGCCCCCGGCGTCCGCCTGTGGACGGAACGGCGCGGTGCACCTGACGCTCCCGCCCTGCTCCTGGTCATGGGCGCCCAGGCCTCCGGCCTCGGCTGGCCCGACACCCTGGCCGACGCACTCGCAGCCCGGCATCAGGTCATCCGTTACGACCACAGGGACACCGGCCGCTCCACGTCGACGTACGATCAACGCCCGTACCCGATAACGGACTTGGCGCGTGACGCGGTGGCCGTCCTGGACGGTCTGGGAGTGGAGCGCGCACACCTGGTGGGCATGTCGCTCGGCGGGATGCTGACCCAACTGGTGCTGGCCGACCACCCGGAGCGCGTCCTCAGCGCCACCCTGATCGGCACCTGCGCGCTCAGCGAAGCACCGTACGTGGCTCCGGACGGAACCGAAGTCCCCGTTGGGGAACTCCCCGGCATCGCACCGGAAGTCCTGGAGATGTGGTCGCGTCCGGTCGAGGACGCGGGGGTGGAGGCCGAACTCGACCGCAGGGTGGAGCACTGGCGGGTCCTGAACGGAGGCCAACTCGACGTGGATGACACGTACTTCCGCGACCTGGAGCGCCGGATCATCACCCACACAGGCACCCACGTCGCCTCGACGGCGCACGCCCGCGCCGACGACTCCCACATGCTCCGCACCGACGAACTGGCCGACACGAAGGTCCCCACGCTGGTCGTCTCCGCCCCGGCCGAACCGGTCTTCCCGCCCCCGCACGCGCACCACCTGGCCCAGGTCATCGGCGGCGGCGCGACCCACGTCGTGGAGATCCCGGGCATGGGCCACGCGCTGCCCCCGGCGGTACAGGACCCGCTCGCGAAAGCGATCCTGACGCACACTGAGTCCGCCCGGCAGGATGGCAGCCAGGTCACCGCAGCGGATTCCCCAACCCCGTGA
- a CDS encoding SDR family NAD(P)-dependent oxidoreductase, with the protein MTTRQEPQHRTGSGFGALSTADDVLGGIDLSGRTALVTGGYSGLGLEITRALVRAGAHVVVPARRPRIAEEALRGTDRVEVGALDLADQESVRLFADRFLATRSALDILVNNAGVMACPETRVGPDGTWESHFAINHLGHFALVNRLYPALSRSTDARVVSVASSGHFLSGIRWADPHFHEGYDRWLAYAQSKTANALFAVHLDSLGAAGAGPRAFAVHPGSILTPLQRHIPRAEQIAQGWVTADGTPAQGFKTPAQGAATAVWAATSPLLDGRGGAYCQDCDVAEPALTDDMLTGGVKPWATDPEAAARLWQLSAELTGLGNPLR; encoded by the coding sequence ATGACCACACGGCAAGAGCCACAGCACAGGACCGGCAGCGGGTTCGGCGCGCTGAGCACGGCGGACGACGTACTCGGCGGGATCGATCTCTCGGGCAGGACGGCGCTGGTCACCGGCGGCTACTCGGGTCTCGGCCTGGAGATCACCCGGGCGCTCGTCCGGGCGGGCGCGCACGTCGTCGTCCCGGCACGCAGGCCCCGTATCGCGGAAGAGGCGTTGCGCGGCACGGACCGCGTGGAGGTGGGGGCGCTGGACCTGGCCGACCAGGAGAGCGTGCGGCTCTTCGCCGATCGGTTCCTCGCGACGCGCAGCGCCCTCGACATCCTCGTCAACAACGCCGGCGTGATGGCGTGCCCCGAGACCCGCGTCGGCCCGGACGGGACGTGGGAGTCCCACTTCGCGATCAATCACCTGGGCCACTTCGCCCTGGTCAACCGCCTCTATCCGGCGCTGAGTCGGAGTACCGACGCACGCGTCGTGTCCGTGGCCTCCTCCGGTCATTTCCTCTCCGGCATCCGCTGGGCGGACCCACACTTCCACGAGGGGTATGACCGCTGGCTCGCCTACGCCCAGTCCAAGACGGCGAACGCGCTCTTCGCCGTGCACCTCGACTCCCTGGGCGCGGCGGGCGCCGGCCCGCGGGCCTTCGCCGTCCACCCCGGCAGCATCCTCACGCCCCTCCAACGCCACATCCCCCGCGCGGAGCAGATCGCGCAGGGCTGGGTGACCGCCGACGGCACCCCCGCGCAGGGCTTCAAGACCCCGGCGCAGGGCGCGGCCACGGCGGTCTGGGCGGCGACGTCACCGCTGCTCGACGGTCGCGGCGGCGCGTACTGCCAGGACTGCGATGTCGCGGAGCCCGCGCTGACGGATGACATGCTGACCGGCGGCGTGAAGCCCTGGGCGACGGACCCCGAAGCGGCCGCCCGCCTCTGGCAACTGTCGGCCGAACTCACGGGGTTGGGGAATCCGCTGCGGTGA
- a CDS encoding YceI family protein — translation MGLFGRNNETTTATATAPVNPELAALTGEYAIDPSHTSIGFVARHAMVTNVKGSFTDVAGTLHLDGTDPAESTASIDVQMASIDTGSADRDGHLKSADFFKVDEFPEMTFRSTKAEALGGDDYRITGDLTILGTTKPLAIDLEFNGSATDPFGNERVGFEGKAEILRSEWGLTWNAALETGGVLVSDRIKLRFDISAIRSGS, via the coding sequence ATGGGTCTCTTCGGCCGTAACAACGAAACCACCACCGCTACCGCAACCGCTCCGGTCAACCCGGAGCTGGCCGCCCTGACCGGCGAGTACGCGATCGACCCCTCGCACACCTCGATCGGCTTCGTCGCCCGCCACGCCATGGTCACGAACGTCAAGGGCTCCTTCACCGACGTCGCGGGCACGCTGCACCTGGACGGCACGGACCCCGCCGAGTCCACCGCTTCCATCGACGTGCAGATGGCCAGCATCGACACGGGGAGCGCCGACCGTGACGGTCACCTGAAGAGCGCGGACTTCTTCAAGGTCGACGAGTTCCCGGAGATGACCTTCCGCTCCACGAAGGCGGAGGCGCTGGGCGGCGACGACTACCGCATCACCGGTGATCTGACGATCCTCGGCACCACGAAGCCGCTCGCCATCGACCTCGAGTTCAACGGCTCGGCCACGGACCCCTTCGGGAACGAGCGGGTCGGCTTCGAGGGCAAGGCGGAGATCCTCCGCTCGGAGTGGGGCCTTACGTGGAACGCCGCGCTGGAGACGGGCGGGGTTCTTGTCTCCGACAGGATCAAGCTGCGGTTCGACATTTCCGCGATTCGTTCTGGCTCCTGA
- a CDS encoding acyl-CoA carboxylase subunit beta, whose amino-acid sequence MTVLDDTASSPDGEPTDARGRVAELHAIRAEALRGPSEKATKAQHAKGKLTARERIELLLDAGSFQEVEQLRRHRATGFGLETKKPYTDGVITGWGTVEGRTVFVYAHDFRIFGGALGEAHATKIHKIMDMAIAAGAPLVSLNDGAGARIQEGVSALAGYGGIFQRNTRASGVIPQISVMMGPCAGGAAYSPALTDFVFMVRETSQMFITGPDVVRAVTGEEITQNGLGGADVHAETSGVCHFAYDDEETCLAEVRYLISMLPSNNRENPPTHETDDPADRRSDVLLDLVPADGNRPYDMAKVIEELVDEGDYLEVHERWARNIICALARLDGKVVGIVANQPQSLAGVLDIEASEKAARFVQMCDAFNIPIVTLLDVPGFLPGVDQEHGGIIRHGAKLLYAYCNATVPRISLILRKAYGGAYIVMDSQSIGADLTYAWPTNEIAVMGAEGAANVIFRRQIAAAEDPEAMRQKMVKEYKAELMHPYYAAERGLVDDVIDPAATREVLISSLAMLRNKHADLPSRKHGNPPQ is encoded by the coding sequence ATGACCGTTTTGGACGACACCGCTTCTTCTCCCGACGGCGAGCCCACCGATGCGCGTGGGCGCGTGGCCGAGCTGCACGCGATCCGTGCGGAGGCGCTGCGCGGCCCGAGCGAGAAGGCGACGAAGGCCCAGCACGCCAAGGGCAAGCTGACCGCGCGCGAGCGGATCGAGCTGCTTCTGGACGCGGGGTCGTTCCAGGAGGTCGAGCAGTTGCGCCGGCACCGGGCGACCGGGTTCGGCCTTGAGACGAAGAAGCCGTACACGGACGGTGTCATCACCGGCTGGGGCACGGTCGAGGGCCGCACGGTCTTCGTCTACGCCCACGACTTCCGTATCTTCGGCGGCGCGCTGGGCGAGGCGCATGCCACGAAGATCCACAAGATCATGGACATGGCCATCGCGGCCGGTGCCCCGCTCGTCTCCCTGAACGACGGGGCCGGTGCCCGTATCCAGGAGGGCGTCTCCGCGCTCGCCGGGTATGGCGGCATCTTCCAGCGCAACACCCGGGCTTCGGGCGTCATCCCGCAGATCAGCGTGATGATGGGCCCGTGCGCGGGCGGCGCGGCCTACTCGCCGGCCCTGACGGACTTCGTGTTCATGGTGCGCGAGACCTCGCAGATGTTCATCACCGGACCGGACGTGGTCCGCGCGGTGACCGGCGAGGAGATCACGCAGAACGGCCTCGGCGGCGCGGACGTGCACGCCGAGACCAGCGGCGTCTGCCACTTCGCGTACGACGACGAGGAGACCTGCCTCGCCGAGGTCCGCTACCTCATCTCGATGCTGCCGTCGAACAACCGCGAGAACCCGCCCACCCACGAGACGGACGACCCGGCGGACCGCCGCTCGGACGTCCTGCTCGACCTGGTCCCGGCCGACGGCAACCGTCCGTACGACATGGCCAAGGTCATCGAGGAACTCGTCGACGAGGGCGACTACCTCGAGGTCCACGAGCGCTGGGCGCGCAACATCATCTGCGCCCTGGCCCGCCTGGACGGCAAGGTGGTGGGCATCGTCGCCAACCAGCCGCAGTCCCTGGCCGGGGTCCTGGACATCGAGGCCTCCGAGAAGGCGGCCCGCTTCGTCCAGATGTGCGACGCCTTCAACATCCCCATCGTGACGCTCCTCGACGTCCCGGGCTTCCTGCCGGGCGTGGACCAGGAGCACGGCGGGATCATCCGCCACGGCGCCAAGCTGCTCTACGCGTACTGCAACGCCACCGTGCCGCGTATCTCGCTGATCCTGCGCAAGGCCTACGGCGGCGCGTACATCGTCATGGACTCCCAGTCCATCGGCGCCGACCTGACCTACGCCTGGCCCACCAACGAGATCGCGGTGATGGGCGCCGAGGGCGCCGCCAACGTCATCTTCCGCCGGCAGATCGCGGCGGCCGAGGACCCCGAGGCCATGCGGCAGAAGATGGTCAAGGAGTACAAGGCCGAGCTCATGCACCCCTACTACGCGGCCGAGCGCGGACTGGTCGACGACGTGATCGACCCCGCCGCCACCCGCGAGGTGCTCATCAGCTCCCTCGCGATGCTCCGCAACAAGCACGCAGACCTTCCGTCGCGCAAGCACGGCAACCCCCCGCAGTAG
- a CDS encoding acyl-CoA carboxylase subunit epsilon, whose amino-acid sequence MNTPDIRVEKGHAEPEEVAAITAILLARSAAATAQAPTPRRGRDKAGWRRLERSPGFRAPHSWQG is encoded by the coding sequence ATGAACACTCCCGACATCCGCGTCGAGAAGGGCCATGCCGAGCCCGAGGAGGTCGCCGCCATCACGGCGATCCTGCTGGCCCGTAGCGCCGCCGCCACCGCGCAGGCCCCCACGCCCCGCCGAGGCCGCGACAAGGCCGGCTGGCGCCGCCTGGAGCGCTCGCCCGGCTTCCGCGCCCCGCACAGCTGGCAGGGCTGA
- a CDS encoding ATP/GTP-binding protein codes for MDFASSSGGATARSTTSAKIVVAGGFGVGKTTFVGAVSEINPLRTEAVMTSASAGIDDLTHTGDKTTTTVAMDFGRITLDQDLILYLFGTPGQDRFWFMWDDLVRGAIGAVVLVDTRRLADCFPAVDYFENSGLPFVIALNGFDGHQPYTPDEVREALQIGPDTPIITTDARHRADAKSGLITLVEHALMARLR; via the coding sequence GTGGACTTCGCAAGCTCTAGCGGCGGAGCAACAGCCCGCTCCACCACCTCCGCGAAGATCGTGGTGGCGGGCGGCTTCGGCGTGGGCAAGACCACGTTCGTCGGGGCGGTCTCTGAGATCAACCCGCTGCGCACCGAGGCCGTCATGACGTCCGCCTCCGCGGGCATCGACGACCTCACCCACACCGGGGACAAGACCACCACCACGGTGGCCATGGACTTCGGCCGCATCACCCTGGACCAGGACCTGATCCTGTACCTCTTCGGTACGCCGGGTCAGGACCGCTTCTGGTTCATGTGGGACGACCTGGTCCGTGGCGCGATCGGCGCGGTGGTCCTGGTCGACACCCGCCGTCTCGCCGACTGCTTCCCGGCGGTCGACTACTTCGAGAACTCGGGCCTGCCCTTCGTCATCGCCCTCAACGGCTTCGACGGCCACCAGCCGTACACGCCGGACGAGGTGCGCGAGGCGCTGCAGATCGGCCCGGACACTCCGATCATCACGACGGACGCCCGTCACCGCGCGGACGCCAAGAGCGGCCTGATCACGCTCGTGGAGCACGCGCTGATGGCGCGGCTGCGCTAG
- a CDS encoding DUF742 domain-containing protein: MAGSGTPPDGSSSANWSPGHGQGQGPHDGAPNRYNFPSAPSQHRRPYQQPQQPGPRQSPYEQPHTPRIQPVQPQRRAPESAPAASNPLVRPYAMTGGRTRPRYQLAIEALVHTTAQPHQLQGQLPEHQRICNLCREIKSVAEISALLTIPLGVARILVADLAEAGLVAIHQPGGDESAGGQPDVTLLERVLSGLRKL, encoded by the coding sequence GTGGCAGGCTCAGGAACACCCCCGGACGGTTCGTCATCGGCCAACTGGTCGCCTGGTCACGGCCAGGGGCAGGGGCCGCACGACGGGGCGCCCAACCGTTACAACTTCCCCTCCGCGCCCAGCCAGCACCGCAGGCCCTACCAGCAGCCGCAGCAGCCGGGCCCCCGCCAGAGCCCGTACGAGCAGCCTCACACCCCCAGGATCCAGCCAGTGCAACCACAGCGACGCGCGCCCGAGTCGGCGCCCGCTGCGAGCAACCCCCTGGTGCGCCCGTACGCCATGACGGGCGGCCGCACCAGGCCCCGTTACCAGCTCGCCATCGAGGCGCTGGTGCACACCACCGCCCAACCGCACCAGTTGCAGGGCCAGTTGCCCGAGCATCAGCGGATCTGCAATCTGTGCCGCGAGATCAAGTCAGTCGCTGAGATCTCGGCACTTCTCACCATTCCTCTCGGCGTCGCCCGAATCCTCGTAGCCGACCTGGCGGAGGCCGGACTTGTCGCCATCCATCAGCCTGGCGGCGACGAGTCCGCCGGCGGCCAGCCAGACGTGACACTGCTCGAAAGGGTGCTCAGTGGACTTCGCAAGCTCTAG